TTTGCCTGTGCCGGTGGCACCCAAAAGCACCTGCTCCTTTACTCCAGACTCCAAGTTTTCAAGAAGTTCTTTTATAGCCTTTGGTTGGTCTCCTGCAGGCTTAAGAGAAGTTTTCATACAAAAACCAGTAAGCGCTTTCATATCCTATAATTTAGCATCACAGAAGTAAGATAGCTATATCACCTGACTGAAAAATTTTAATAGCCTCCGCATCAGAAAATGCACAAGAGAGATGTAGATACTAACTATAACCTGGAAAGATTTCTCTCTAAGAATAACAGTAAAAAGACCTGGAGAAACATACACAGCTTAACTTTCTCTGTATACCAACTTCTTTATGAAGTTTTCTATACTACCAACGCTATCCCAGCCCTTTACAAACTTTAAGACCTTTTCAAGTTCAACCTCTGCCCTTTCTTTCGTCTTTTTCACTCCACCGAGTTTCAAAACAATATCTCTGAGTTTTTTATGCTCCCTTTTGTAAAAGAGCTGTTTTTCTTCTTCATTCAGTTTATCAAGCACGCTAAGGAGAGGGTAGGTGCATTTTCCTTCCGCAAGGTCGGAGCCCACAGGCTTACCTATTTTCTCTTCAATGCCCTCATAATCCAGAGCATCATCAATGAGTTGAAATGCCCTACCAGCAAGAATACCTATTTGATAAAAATCCCAGTAGTCTTTTCTTCCAGCCATAAGAGCTCCAACTGCCATACAAGCTCCAAAGAGTGCACCTGTTTTATAGTCTATTATTCTAAAGTAGGTCTCTTGGTCAATAATCTTCCCAAGGCTTCCAAGTTCAAGAAGCTGTCCCTGAGACATTTTCATCACCGCATCACTAAGGACCTGTATGCTTTCAAGATTTCCATACTGTGCGTATAGAGAAAGTGCCTTTGCATACATGTAATCACCTGTTAATACGCATGCTTGATTGCCAAAGACAAGGTTTGCACTCCTTTTGCCTCTTCTTGTCTGTGCGCCATCCACCACATCGTCATGAAGCAAGGAAGCTACATGCACATATTCAATGCCTACTGCCAGAGGAATAACCCTTTCCACATCACCACCCAAAGCTTCACATACCATGATGGTAAGAAGAGGTCTTACGCCCTTTCCACCCGAGGATATGATGTATGACCCTATATCATATACTTCTCTTACCTCTGGCTCAAGATAAGATAATATTCTTTCTCTTATATCCTGTGTGCTTATCATAGGCTAAAATAGTATAAAACAGCTTTACCACTGGGCGGTAATTTTTGTCTTTTTGTTAAGGTATTTATCCACCGCAAGTGCAGCCTTTACTCCATCTGCTGCGGCTATAACCGCCTGCTTTATATTGTTGCAGAGCACATCTCCTGCGGCAAAAACACCTGGGACCGAGGTCATCATCTCTTCGTTAACTACTATACATTGGTCTCCTGTCATCTCCACCTGGTTCATCAAAAAGTCTACAGAAGGCTTGTTGCCACCAAGAAAGATAAAAACACCGTCTACCTGTAATAGTTTTTTCTCCTTAGTGTCTATGTTTTGAACCCAAAGTCCTTCCACAAGAGAAGTGCCCACTATCTCCAAGACTCTGTGATGCAAAAGGATTTCTACCTTTGGGTTGAATTGTATTTCGGAAACTATCTCTCGTGGTGCTTTTATCCTGCTTGAGGGCACAACCAAATATATCTTACTTGCAAAGCGAGCTATAAACTCGGTCTCCTCAAGAGCGTAGTCATCATCCCCTATGACCGCTACTGGTTTACCTTTGAAAAAGGCAGCGTCGCAGACTCCACAGTAGGACACACCCCTGCCAAGAAACTCTTCTTCACCCTTATACTTGTTTGTTCTTTCCATGGCACCAGAAGCTATTATTACCGCTCTGCCCCTAAACTCTCTTCCATCTATGGTGTAGACCTTTTTTATTTCACCAAGAAGGTCTGTGGCTATCACCTTGCCTCTTACAAATTCAGCACCAAAGGCTTTAGCATGCTCGCGTATGAGCTTTAAAAGTTCATAACCGGATATGGGTCCCCTTATGCCTGGATAGTTCTCTATTTGCTGGGTTACTCCAAGTGCTCCATCCGCTTCAGCCCTATATAGAACCAGTGTGGAAAGCCCTGCCCTTGCGGTATAAATGGCTGCGGACGAACCTGCAGGACCAGCACCTATTATAACAACATCATAAATCTTATCCGTGCTAAAGTCCAAAGTTAGCTCCATTTTTTATCCTCCTAAATTTAAAATATATCCCCCTGCAGGGGGGAGCTCTCAAGTTTGAAAAGCTTCATAAACTCTTCCTACGAGCTCTTGAGAAGGCTTGAGAGTTTTATCTCCTTCTTTCCACTTTGCTGGGCATGCTTCATCTGGATGACTCATAAGGTAGGCGTTTGCCTTCATCTTTCTTACAAGTTCTTCCGCATTTCTTCCCACGTTATAGAAGTTTACTTCAGAGCCGACGAGAATACCATCTGGGTTTATTATGAAAGTCCCCCTTAGAGCAAGCCCCGTGTTCTCATCATAAACTCCAAAAAGCCTTGAAACCTTCCCTGTAGGGTCCGCACCCATAAGGTATTTCACCTTCTCAAGGAGTTTTTCCGTCTTTTGCCAAGCGAGGTGTGTATACTTTGTATCTGTGGAAACAGATATTACCTCCACACCCATTCTTTGGAGTTCCTCATAGTAATCTGCGAGGTCCGCAAGCTCTGTGGGACATACAAAGGTAAAGTCCGCAGGATAGAAAAATAGCACTACCCATTTCCTTTCTTTGAGAAGGTCTTCTAAAGAAACCTTTCCAAAGCTGTGGGTTTTGGGGTCGTAAACCTCCATCTCAAAGTTCGGAACCTTCTGTCCTACCTTCAAAGCTTCCATGTCTTACCTCCTTTTCAGTTTTGTTATTGAATATTATAACTACATGCAAATTTTTTGCAAGATGATAGAAATCATAACTGCTATCTCTAAGCCATAAGGCAAAGGAGAGGGCAACAGGGCTATAGGCTTCAGACTTGAGTTTTGGCAATAGGAAAGCTACTAAAATATTTTACTGATGAGAGATAGAGACCTTATAAGGCTTGAGTTTTTTCAGGTTTTGGAAAGGATAAAAACACACGCTCGTTCAAAGGCGACAGAACGCTACATTGACCAAATAAGACCCATCAAAGACGCAACGCTCCTTAGGGAAGAGATTAACCTCCTGGAAGACTTCCTTAAAATTTCACACAGGCTTTTAATATACCCTTTTGAAGATGTGGAAGACCTTATAAAGAAAACTACCATAAAAGATTACGCCCTTAGTGTAGAAGAAGCCCTCTCCCTTTTAAAGGTCATAAAACTTATTAAGGAAGTCAGGCGCTCTCTTGGTGAAGTGGTGCAAAACTACAAGACTCTTGTCCCCCTCGTAAAAGGCTTACATCTCTTTAATAGCCTTGAAACCCTTATTGAATCTACCATAGACCCGAGGGGCTTTGTAAAGGATTTTGCCAGTGAAGACCTCAGAGAAATAAGACAAAAGATAAGGGATACGGAGAAGGAAGTGTTAAAAAGGTTAGAGGCGGTTCTTTCAAGACCTGATGCGGACAGGATATTTTCTGATAAGTTCGTGGCTTATAAAAACGGCAGGTATGTCCTACCAGTAAGGACTACAGAGGTCAAAAGGATTATAGGTGTGGTTCATGGGACTTCTTCCTCTGGCTATACAACCTATGTAGAACCTCAAAGCGTTATAGACCTTAACAATAGACTCATAACTTTGCGAGAGGAGGAAGAGGAAGAGGTAAAAAGGATACTTAGGAAATTATCTTCCATGATAGGTGAACAGGCACAAAGACTCATGGAAGCCTTCAAGACCTTAGTGAAGGTAGACTATCTAAAGGCGTTAGCGGAGTTTTCTGAGTCCTATGGAGGTAAGTTTCCGAAGATAGGAGACCACATAGAGCTTCTTGGAGTGAAACATCCTCTATTGGTGTTTCTAAAGGAAGAGGTGGTTCCTATTGATATAGTAATAAAAGAAAAGAAAGGTCTTGTGTTAACAGGACCTAATACGGGTGGTAAAACCGTAGCTCTCAAAACCCTCGGACTTTGCTGTCTTCTTTTCCAATCCGCTATACCTATACCTGTGCAGGAAGGCACACTACCAGTTTTTGAGAATATCTTCGTAGATATAGGAGATGAACAAAGCATAGAGCAGAGTCTTTCTACCTTTTCCTCTCATATTACAAACATAGCCGAGTTTTTACCATACGTAAATAGTAAAAGTCTTGTGCTCCTTGATGAACTTGGTGCAGGAACAGATCCGGTGGAAGGCTCAGCCCTCGGAATTGCTATTCTTGAATACCTCAAAGAAAAGAACTCCTTTGTGCTCGTTAATACCCATCACACACCTATAAAGGTTTATGCTCTAAACTCCAGCTACTACACACCAGCTACTACTCTCTTTGATAAAGAAAGCCTTAAACCCCTTTACAAAATAGTCTACGATGCGGTAGGTGAAAGTATGGCTCTTTTTGTAGCACAAAGATGTGGTTTACCGCAGGAACTTATAGAAAAGGCGAAAAGGTTTTTACCTGTTGGTTTTGAGGAATATTTCACCGCAAGAGAAATCCTTGAAGGCTACATAAAGGAGTATCATGAGAAGTTAGGAAAACTGCAGGAGGAAAAGGAAAGACTTGAAAAATTAGCTATAGAGCAAGAAGCTATGCTAAAAGAGCTTGAAAACAGAAAAAGGGAGGAAATAAGAAAAGCGGTGGAGGAGGTGAAAAAACGTTTTGAAGAGTTTCTCCTTGAAGCAGAAAAGCATATGAGAAGCCTTAAGGATAGGCAGAAACTAAGAGAACTCTTTAGAGAGAAGATAGAGAGCGTTTACATAAAAGAACAAGAAGAGGCTATAAAGGTTGGTGATTGGGTGGATATGTTTGGGTCAAAGGGTAAGGTGCTTGAGATAAAGGATGATAGAGCGTGCGTCGTATCTGGGAATGTAAAGGCTTGGGTGAGGCTTTCGGAGCTTAAAAGAATAGAGCAACCACCCGAAGAGGAACAACCTAAGAAGGTCTATGAGATAAGAAAGAGTTTACCGTCGGAGATAAACCTTATAGGCTTTAGTGTTCAGGAAGCCCTTACAAAACTTGAGCTGTTCCTTCAAGAGGCTCACAGCATGGGTATAAAGGTAGTAAAGGTCATCCATGGGTATGGAACCCTTAAAAAGGCGGTTCAGGAATTCCTTTCCTCTTCACCTCTTGTGGTTTTTCACAGAGAGGGATACCCAAAGGAGGGAGGTGCTGGGACCTCCCTCGTATACCTAAGCAGGGATTAACATGGATGACCTGGTGAACCCGAACAGTCAGCACAAAGATGTATAGGATGAACCTTTAGGAAAAGCCCGAGTCCTTTTTCTTCAAACCATGGTGCTACATCTCCATGTTTTACCTTTCGCATGAAGTATTTTTCAAAAGCGGACTTTATGTAGTGCATTATGACACCCTTCTTGTAAAGAACCCTTGACCTTGGGGGAATCACTGGAGAGGCAAAGAATCCTATGGCGTCGCCACCCAAGTCTGCGACGCATATGGCGGATAGCTCCGGTGCATACCTGTCTGGGTTGTTTCTAATGTCGTTAACTATATTATGGGCTACTGCGAGAGCCATCTGCTCTATCATCATACCCGTTTTTGGTGCACCTGTGGGTATGGGTGTTTGCTCTACTGGAGGTATGGCGGTAACAACTCCAACTCCGAAGATGTTTTTATAGGTGGGGTTTTGGAAGCATTTGTTTACTATAACCATCTTGTTAGCAGGGTTTGCCACTTTGTCCCCTGCAGACTGAACTACCTCTGGTCCCATAAACCTTGGCATGAGCATGGAGAGCTTTGCAGGAGCTTCGTAGGTCTTGCCTTCAAGGTCTTCGTATATTACCTTATCAGGCTCTACCTTTGTTATCTTCACGTTTGCTACCCACTTTATGCTCCTTTCTTCCATAAGGTCTTCCATAAGCCTTCTGGAAGGTCCAACACCACCAAGACCTAAATGTCCCACATAAGGTTCAGAGGTTATGTAGGTTATAGGGACCTTGTGTCTTATACCCCTCTTTTTAAGCTCATGGTGTAGCATAAAGGCAAACTCATAAGCGGGACCAAAACAGCTAACACCGGGTATAGCACCAACCACTACAGGTCCAGGGTTTCTGTAAAACTCCTCAAGTTTTTTGTTTAGTTCCATAGCATGCTCTGCGGTGCAGACAGAAGTAGAATACTGTTCTTGACCTTCTACACCGAAAACCAGTTTGGGACCCGTTGCTATCACAAGGTAGTCATATTCTATAGTCTTGCCACCCTTTGTCTTTACCTTGTTGGCTTCTGGGTCAATGCTCTCTGCATCCTCGTTTATGAAGTCTATACCGTGCTTTGGAAGCAGACCTACCAACGGGATGCTTATGTCTTCAAACCTTCTCCATCCTAAGGCAAGGTGAGGATAAGAGGGCGTAAAGCCAAAATAGGGCCTTCCCGAGATGACCGTGACTTTAAGGTTTTTGTCCAACTTTTTCAGGTCGTAGGCGGTGGCTATTCCTCCTATACCGCCACCAATTATCACTACATGCTTGCTCATAGCACAACCTCCTGAGTTTTATAGGTAGTAGCTTAATAATTATTATAAGATATATGCAAAATGTTGTACAGGTCAAACAAAAATGCAAGGAAGGTTTGCATACTACATTACCAAAAAGTATTTCTGATATAATTAAAAAGTGTAAGTTATGCACTATGTCAGGAGGTAATGTCATGGAGACCTCAAGAAGGGACCTTTTAGGTCTCGCCATAGGCGGTTTAGGAGTAGTAGGAGTCCTTGGGGTTCTATACCCGCTTGTTAAAACCCTTGCACCAAGTGAAGCTTCTCTTGCGGGTGCTGTGGTGGAAGTGGACGTGGCTTCAATTCCCGAAGGACAGGTAAGGGTTGTCTCATGGAAAGGCAAACCTGTCTTTGTGGTCAAACTCCCTCAGGACTTCCAGTGGGCAGGTAAAACAAGGGAAGACAAAAACGCCAAGCTACTTCAGGGTCAAGATGCCTATGCAGTAGTAGCAGTTTGCACCCATCTTGGCTGTGTTCCTCTATGGAAACCTCAAGGTGAAGCAGGCTTTAACTATCCTGTTTTTCATTGTCCCTGTCATGGTGGGTTCTATTCTCCGTGGGGTGATGTTGTAGCTGGACCTCCTCCAAGACCCCTATACGTGCCTCCACAAAAGAGAGATGGTGATAAGTTAGTAATAGGTGAACCTGGGTTTGTAAAGGAACTTACATAAGGAGGTATAAACATGCTTGGAAGGATTGGTAGATGGATTGATGAAAGAGCACATATTTCTGAGCTATGGCAGTCTCAGATGGTGGACTATAGAGTCCCCAAGAACCTTACATTCCCCTATGCCTTTGGTATAATGGCACTTGTTGCTTTTGTCATTCAGGTTATTTCCGGTATATTCCTCACCATGTATTATCAACCAAACGTCCATACCGCCTTTGACAGTGCCAACTATACCATAATGAAGGAAGTTCCCTTCATGTGGCTTATAAGGCACGTGCACGCAGCGGGAGCTAACTTCTTCCTTGCAATAGTATACCTCCATATATTCACTGGCATATACTACAACGCCTACAAAAAGCCAAGAGAGCTAACCTGGATAGTAGGTTGGCTCATATACTTTGTTCTAATCACTACAGCCCTTACAGGATATCTCTTGCCTTGGGGACAGCTCTCCTATTGGGGCATGGTGGTCACAGCAGAAATACCTACATCCATAGACTCTGCTCCCCTGATAGGTAATCTAAAGATAGGAGAAACTATTTCCATATGGATGAAAGGTGGATATGAAATAGGACAGATAACTCTTGGAAGGTTCTTTGGTCTTCACATATGGCTTTTGCCACTTATACTTCTGCTTCTTGTGAGCATTCACCTCTATTTGGTGCGTGCTGCGGGCATATCCAACCCAGAGGGAAGAGAGATAGACAAGAAAAAAGAAGGAGTGCCTTTCCACCCCTACATGACCCTCAAAGAAGGTGCGTATGTGATGGGATACCTTGCGGTGTTCTTCTTCTTTGTCTTCTTCTACATGCACCACTTCTTGCCACCAGACAACTACGACCCTGCAGACCCATTTAAGACACCAGAGCACATAGCTCCAGAGTGGTATCTGCTTGCCTACTACACCATATTTAGGTCCATACCAGACAAGTTCCTCGGTTTTGTAGCCTTTAACCTTACCCTTATTTTCCTTCTTATACTACCTTTCCTTGACTTTTCTCCTCTAAGGAGTGCAAGGAATAGACCTCTCTTCTTTATAATGTTTATAGTGCTTGTAATTTCTTCTATGGCTCTTACCATACTTGGCACTATGCCTCCCACACCTACCAACGCACTGCTTGGTCTTATATTCACTGGAGGTCTTTTTGCTTTCTTCCTCTCTCTACCAATAATCTCCATCATAGAGTGGCGTTTGTATAAAGCAAAAGGAGGTGAAAAGCAATGATAAAGACTGTGTTCTTTACGGTTATCACAGTTCTCTTTTTCTACATAATATGGATAAACAACATTTTTGCTCCTCACAAGCGTTATGAAATGCCTGCACAGTATGCAAGGATAGCTGACGATGTGAAGAGCTATGCAAAAGAAGGTAAACAGCTCTTTGAACTATACTGTCAGGCATGCCACTCTGTCAGGTATGATGGAGTGTATATAAGCTCCGTGCAAGCAAACCCTAAACTCCAAACACTTCAAGAAAAGTATGGAAAGGTGCTTCCAAGAGATGTATACGAAGCGGTATTTTATGAAGACCTAATGGCTTTGAAAGAATCCTTTGGTAAAGTGCCACCAGACCTCTCCACCATATATTTAGTTAAAGGTAAAGAATATCTCTTCGCCTTCACTCTTGAGCCTGATAAAGTCATACCTGGCACCTCCATGCCAGCGGTTGTGGCAGGAATGCCCGAGGAGACCGCAAAAATAATAGCTTACCTTAAATCTGTGGCTGAGCCTCCTCCAGAGGAGAAAAACAAGAGGGTTCTTATGGGTGTTGGCACAATAGCCTATTTTGTGGTTATGGGAGTTCTCCTTTGGATATGGAGAGGCAGAATACTCAAGAGGATGGGTTTGCACTAATACAAAAGCTATTCAAAGGACACTCCCCACATAGGGGGGTGCTCCTGCAATACCTCTTTGCATGCTCATCTATGAGCGCATGGAATTCCTTATAAATTTCAATTTCCTTAGGTAGGTTCTCCTCGAAAAACTTCTTAAGCTTTTCGTAGTTCATATCAATCCCCATAAACCTCTTCATAAATCTCTGAGTATACTTGTCTATAACAAAGCTTAGTCTATCACCTGCATAGAGTAGTATGGTATCCGCTGTTTCTGGTCCTATGCCCTTTATTCGTAGCAGTTCTTCCCTTGATAGGGTTTTTACCTTGTCTGTAGGGTCTATAAGCTCAGCTACCCTTTTTAATCTAATGGATT
Above is a window of Aquificaceae bacterium DNA encoding:
- a CDS encoding polyprenyl synthetase family protein, which encodes MISTQDIRERILSYLEPEVREVYDIGSYIISSGGKGVRPLLTIMVCEALGGDVERVIPLAVGIEYVHVASLLHDDVVDGAQTRRGKRSANLVFGNQACVLTGDYMYAKALSLYAQYGNLESIQVLSDAVMKMSQGQLLELGSLGKIIDQETYFRIIDYKTGALFGACMAVGALMAGRKDYWDFYQIGILAGRAFQLIDDALDYEGIEEKIGKPVGSDLAEGKCTYPLLSVLDKLNEEEKQLFYKREHKKLRDIVLKLGGVKKTKERAEVELEKVLKFVKGWDSVGSIENFIKKLVYRES
- the trxB gene encoding thioredoxin-disulfide reductase, yielding MELTLDFSTDKIYDVVIIGAGPAGSSAAIYTARAGLSTLVLYRAEADGALGVTQQIENYPGIRGPISGYELLKLIREHAKAFGAEFVRGKVIATDLLGEIKKVYTIDGREFRGRAVIIASGAMERTNKYKGEEEFLGRGVSYCGVCDAAFFKGKPVAVIGDDDYALEETEFIARFASKIYLVVPSSRIKAPREIVSEIQFNPKVEILLHHRVLEIVGTSLVEGLWVQNIDTKEKKLLQVDGVFIFLGGNKPSVDFLMNQVEMTGDQCIVVNEEMMTSVPGVFAAGDVLCNNIKQAVIAAADGVKAALAVDKYLNKKTKITAQW
- a CDS encoding redoxin domain-containing protein produces the protein MEALKVGQKVPNFEMEVYDPKTHSFGKVSLEDLLKERKWVVLFFYPADFTFVCPTELADLADYYEELQRMGVEVISVSTDTKYTHLAWQKTEKLLEKVKYLMGADPTGKVSRLFGVYDENTGLALRGTFIINPDGILVGSEVNFYNVGRNAEELVRKMKANAYLMSHPDEACPAKWKEGDKTLKPSQELVGRVYEAFQT
- a CDS encoding endonuclease MutS2 produces the protein MRDRDLIRLEFFQVLERIKTHARSKATERYIDQIRPIKDATLLREEINLLEDFLKISHRLLIYPFEDVEDLIKKTTIKDYALSVEEALSLLKVIKLIKEVRRSLGEVVQNYKTLVPLVKGLHLFNSLETLIESTIDPRGFVKDFASEDLREIRQKIRDTEKEVLKRLEAVLSRPDADRIFSDKFVAYKNGRYVLPVRTTEVKRIIGVVHGTSSSGYTTYVEPQSVIDLNNRLITLREEEEEEVKRILRKLSSMIGEQAQRLMEAFKTLVKVDYLKALAEFSESYGGKFPKIGDHIELLGVKHPLLVFLKEEVVPIDIVIKEKKGLVLTGPNTGGKTVALKTLGLCCLLFQSAIPIPVQEGTLPVFENIFVDIGDEQSIEQSLSTFSSHITNIAEFLPYVNSKSLVLLDELGAGTDPVEGSALGIAILEYLKEKNSFVLVNTHHTPIKVYALNSSYYTPATTLFDKESLKPLYKIVYDAVGESMALFVAQRCGLPQELIEKAKRFLPVGFEEYFTAREILEGYIKEYHEKLGKLQEEKERLEKLAIEQEAMLKELENRKREEIRKAVEEVKKRFEEFLLEAEKHMRSLKDRQKLRELFREKIESVYIKEQEEAIKVGDWVDMFGSKGKVLEIKDDRACVVSGNVKAWVRLSELKRIEQPPEEEQPKKVYEIRKSLPSEINLIGFSVQEALTKLELFLQEAHSMGIKVVKVIHGYGTLKKAVQEFLSSSPLVVFHREGYPKEGGAGTSLVYLSRD
- a CDS encoding FAD-dependent oxidoreductase, translating into MSKHVVIIGGGIGGIATAYDLKKLDKNLKVTVISGRPYFGFTPSYPHLALGWRRFEDISIPLVGLLPKHGIDFINEDAESIDPEANKVKTKGGKTIEYDYLVIATGPKLVFGVEGQEQYSTSVCTAEHAMELNKKLEEFYRNPGPVVVGAIPGVSCFGPAYEFAFMLHHELKKRGIRHKVPITYITSEPYVGHLGLGGVGPSRRLMEDLMEERSIKWVANVKITKVEPDKVIYEDLEGKTYEAPAKLSMLMPRFMGPEVVQSAGDKVANPANKMVIVNKCFQNPTYKNIFGVGVVTAIPPVEQTPIPTGAPKTGMMIEQMALAVAHNIVNDIRNNPDRYAPELSAICVADLGGDAIGFFASPVIPPRSRVLYKKGVIMHYIKSAFEKYFMRKVKHGDVAPWFEEKGLGLFLKVHPIHLCADCSGSPGHPC
- the petA gene encoding ubiquinol-cytochrome c reductase iron-sulfur subunit — translated: METSRRDLLGLAIGGLGVVGVLGVLYPLVKTLAPSEASLAGAVVEVDVASIPEGQVRVVSWKGKPVFVVKLPQDFQWAGKTREDKNAKLLQGQDAYAVVAVCTHLGCVPLWKPQGEAGFNYPVFHCPCHGGFYSPWGDVVAGPPPRPLYVPPQKRDGDKLVIGEPGFVKELT
- a CDS encoding cytochrome bc complex cytochrome b subunit, producing MLGRIGRWIDERAHISELWQSQMVDYRVPKNLTFPYAFGIMALVAFVIQVISGIFLTMYYQPNVHTAFDSANYTIMKEVPFMWLIRHVHAAGANFFLAIVYLHIFTGIYYNAYKKPRELTWIVGWLIYFVLITTALTGYLLPWGQLSYWGMVVTAEIPTSIDSAPLIGNLKIGETISIWMKGGYEIGQITLGRFFGLHIWLLPLILLLLVSIHLYLVRAAGISNPEGREIDKKKEGVPFHPYMTLKEGAYVMGYLAVFFFFVFFYMHHFLPPDNYDPADPFKTPEHIAPEWYLLAYYTIFRSIPDKFLGFVAFNLTLIFLLILPFLDFSPLRSARNRPLFFIMFIVLVISSMALTILGTMPPTPTNALLGLIFTGGLFAFFLSLPIISIIEWRLYKAKGGEKQ
- a CDS encoding c-type cytochrome produces the protein MIKTVFFTVITVLFFYIIWINNIFAPHKRYEMPAQYARIADDVKSYAKEGKQLFELYCQACHSVRYDGVYISSVQANPKLQTLQEKYGKVLPRDVYEAVFYEDLMALKESFGKVPPDLSTIYLVKGKEYLFAFTLEPDKVIPGTSMPAVVAGMPEETAKIIAYLKSVAEPPPEEKNKRVLMGVGTIAYFVVMGVLLWIWRGRILKRMGLH
- a CDS encoding endonuclease III domain-containing protein — protein: MRLLKLYELLLDLYHFQGWWPVDIQYHKSKGTDPRDEIIIGAVLTQNTSWRNVEKALENLKRYGELSLEFVRKVNMERLKELIKPSGFYNQKSIRLKRVAELIDPTDKVKTLSREELLRIKGIGPETADTILLYAGDRLSFVIDKYTQRFMKRFMGIDMNYEKLKKFFEENLPKEIEIYKEFHALIDEHAKRYCRSTPLCGECPLNSFCISANPSS